GGCCTTGGCCTGAATGTTTATAATGAAAGTGCCGGACTGCAGAGACAAACGCGTGTAATTGGTACTTATGCTTATCACCTGCCACTTGGTGCCAATGAGCAGCAATTGCATTTTGGATTATCTCTTGGTTTCATGAACCAGCGGCTGGAGACCAGTGATCTTTATGGCAATCCAAATGACCCTATGGTAGGTCAGTACAACAATAGAAAAACCTATCTCGACGGAGATTTCGGACTGGCTTACACCTCCCGGAAAATCAGTCTCCAGCTTTCGGTACCTAACCTGAAAAGCGTGCTGAAAAAAGACGTCATCAAACTGGCCGATGTTACTACTTTTTACGGAGCAGCAAGTTATAAGATCCGGATTAGCGAGGGGGTTGAAGGCATAGATCTGGAACCAATGGTGGCTTACCGCGGAGTTAAGGGATTTGATAACATCTGGGATGGAGGGGCTCAACTGGAACTTGCCGACAAACAGGTCTTTCTTCTGGCGCTTTATCACAGCAGCAAAAGCGCCACCTTCGGCTTAGGAATGGACTTAAAAAAGAAATACATGGTGAGCGGCAATTATACGACTCAGACTTCTGCCCTTAGCGGATATACCAATGGAAGTTTTGAACTCAACCTCAGGTTAAACCTGAGTAAATAATCGCAGATTAACCTGATTCAATGATGCGTCCGGCTTACATTAAGTTCAACCTCAGTTACGATAGCCAAAGGCTTCAGCAGGAACTCCGCTCCTGCCTGGAACTGGAATGGCCTATGCATTTCAATACCAGGGATTTTGAAGGAACCTGGAAAAGTATTTCTCTGCGTTCCAGTAGTGGTTCTGCTACAGATATTCTCGCCCATCCGGGGCAAAACCTTTATCAGGATACGGCATTATTGCAAAATACCCCTTATATCAAAGAGATTCTAGATTCCTGGAAATGTGATAAGGAAAGCATCCGCTTACTTGCACTGGAGCCTGGAAGTTTGATAAAGCCACATCAGGATATGGGTTGTGCTTATAAAGATAGTTCCTTCAGAATTCATATCCCGATCCAGACCAATCCCGGGGTTTACTTTACCATCGCCGGGCACCAACTGCAATTAAAGGAGGGGGAATGCTGGTATATGGATTTCAGTAATACACACAGTATCCGGAATGAAGGAAAGACCACCAGGGTCCATCTGATCATCGATGCCCTTAAAAATGACTGGACGGATCAATTATTTGAGACTCATGGTTATCCCCTTTCCGAAGACCATGCGCCCAGGAAGTATGATGAAGATACCCTGGCAAAAATGATTGCGGAGTTGACCCGAATGGATACTCCTGCAGCCCATGCGCTCATTGAAAACCTGAGAAACCAACATTCCTGATTAAATGAATCCTCATCCCTTAAGCAATTGGATCCCCTATCAGCTATCTTATGATGAACAAGGTAAATGGCTGCTTTTCTGGCTGGACCTGGAGCATAGAAGAATGAAGGAACCTTTTTTTGAGGAGACCATCCAGATCAGCCGCTATCGTAATATCGAGCGTTCCCGGTTAAAGAGCTGCAGTGATCCTGAGTTTTTAACTGCCCTTGCTCCAGGGCTCCCACATCTTAAACCTACCGCCTTTATCTTTCATATCTCTCGTTGTGGTTCCACCCTGCTCACGCAGGCTTTCTGTGAAGCAGAAGAACATATTGTAATTGCCGAGGCTCCCCTGCTTGATGAAATATTAAGGGCAAATGAAAAAGATCCTCAAGTTACACCGGCTCAGCAGGAGAAATGGTTTAAGGCTGCCTTACAACTCATGGGACAGCTGAGAAATTTCAAAGAATCTGACCTGATCATTAAGCTGGACAGCTGGCATTTACATTTCTATACCCTGCTCCGCAAGTGGTTTCCGGATGTTCCATTTATTTTTTTATTCCGAAAGCCTGAGGAAGTGCTGGCCTCTCATGAAAAAAGAAGGGGCATACACAGTATACCCGATATGCTCAGCAGTATTTTACTGGGCATTGATCCTGCAGTCGATTACAATAGTGATTTCAACCGGTACACTGCCGATGTCATCGAACAATACTTTTTAAAACTCCATCTTATTCATCAGCAAAAACATCCGCTTAATTTCTTTGCGGATTATGGCGACGGAATAAGCCCGATGATTTCATTATTTACCAGGGCTACCGGTATAAAAGTCAGAAATCCTGATCAGCTAAAAACACGGCTGAACTACCATAGTAAATCGCCAGATGAGATCTTCAAAGGAGACCTTCCTCCGAATCCAAAATTCAGTTACCCGCATTGTACCCGGGCTTATGAGGAATTTAGAGCACGATGCTTATCTGCACCCTATATCAGTATATAAATGAATCAACACTGCACTTTCGTCTCCCTGATTTATGAGATACATAGCCAAAAGAAAGCCGGAAAGAAACCGGCTTTACCCATGGATTTTGAACGTACAGAATCTATGTGGATGAACTTTTATGGCCTGGGAAAATTTGAGACTTTATCTTTTCTCTATACGGAATGCAAAAGTCCGGAGCATTTAGAAGAATGGATCATTAACCGGAAAGGTCAGGATTTTACAGATGAAGCTGCGCTTAAATTCAGAGCCTGGCAGAATGCTCAGGAATCTATAGACACGAACAGCTCCGATTATCCTCAAACGCTTTTTCCTGAGCAACTGCAATTCTGGGAACAAAACGGTTATCTCGTGATCCCGCAGGTAGTAGAAGCAGCACTTTGCGATCAGGTAAAAACCCAGATCTGCCAGCACCTGAAACTTGACCTCCTCCGGCCGGAAACCTGGTATACGCCACACCCGGACTGGCAAGGCATTATGCTTCAGCTTTATCAGAATAAAGAGATGGAACAAATCCGCTATCACGATGGTGTTAAGGAGAAGTTTGCGGAACTTTATCAGAGCACTGAGCTGATTCCAAATACGGAAAAAGTGGGTTACCATCCTCCCGAAACTCAGGGATACACCTTGAGAAACGGAAGTTTACATTGGGATCTGGATTTGAGCAGGCCTATCCCCTTTCACATCCAGGGGCTGGTTTACCTGGATGACGTTCCGGAAGAAAGAGGACCATTACAGGTCGTACCAGGATTCCACCGTCATTTTGAGGATTGGATGAAACCTTTTTCTTCATTAGATACCGCCCATCAGCACATGCTGGCTACAGAAACTGCAAAACCAGCATCGGGTAAAAAGGGCGATCTGGTACTCTGGCTAAATACCTTGCCTCATTCGGCAGGCAGAAATCAATCTGATTTGCCAAGATTTGTTCAATATGTGAGCTTTAATAAATTATAACTGTGATCATTTTATACCTCTCAAAATGTCTAAAACAAAGAAAAAGAAAAATCTTTCAGATTTGGAGCTTTCCTTAATCAAGGAAAAACTTATTAACGGAAATGCAAATGTGATTACCGTAGATAAACTGGCATCAGTAGCACCAGTCCTGGCCTTATTAAAATCCTTCAACGTACAATATCAAGTCTTTGGCTCGAGTATTTACATGAATGCGGCCAATCTCATTGTGATGAAAAATGTCGGAACTGCGCTGGCCAACACCAACTTCTCCTACATTTTTTACCATGTGAGTAATCCACTTGGAAGTGAACTACGCACAAAGAATATTGCCCCGCTTAAGGAAACAGATATTAAGGACATTTTATTAATCAATTAAAATCATGAGATTTTTCATATTCATACTCTGCTGGGGCTTTCTATATGCTCCTACCGGTGCGGTAGCACAAAGTAATAAATCGCTGAACCGGGGGTCCATTATAAACTTTGTAGACTTCTATCCCATCAATACTGATCCTTATATCGGATGGAAATCTAATATGACCGATAAGGAAACCATCCTGTTTGAAACCAATCCGGAAGTGCGCATCAGTTTGTACAATAATTTTGTTGCAGGCATGAATGAAGGGAGGTTCCATACCAGTGCCTACTATATTCATTTCAGACCTCAGTTGAGGATGTTTTCAGAAAACTCCTCTCCTGTAAAAACGATTTCCACGCCGATTCTGCTGGGGACTCAGCATGCATTTCTATTTAACAGGTACCAATCGGATGGGACTTTAGACGACTTTAAACGTTCAATACTTTCTTTTTCCTTTGAGACAGGACATTATTCCAATGGCCAGAAAATGGGTGCCTTTACCGAAGCATACGAGGACGGAAGTACTGAAAGTGAAGCCATATATAATACCATCACCCCAACCACCAACCTTTCAGACATCCTCAACCGGAACAGTGGAAATTTCTCGACCAACCTGACCGAAATCAGAGTAAACTACCGGGCAAATAAGTTGGACAGCAACGCCATTCCAGTCCGGACACATTCCATGACCTTTGGGGGAACACTCTACCACAACAGGCTGCTTTATCTGTTCGATCTGGGTGGTTATTCGGCAAATGATATTAAAATTTATGGCCGGATCAGGTTAAATGCAGGATATGAATATGTCAACTATCTGCCGTTTTTCAGAAAAGTCAGGTATGCACTGGCCGAGAACATCGAACGGATTTTTAATGCTCATCCCTTTGTAGAACCCATGCGTTTTGAAACATCAGTGACGGTATACCCTTTTCCCAAAATTGGGGATCTGGGCTTTTTCGTTAGCCATACCTGGGGACATGACAATTACAACTACCGTTTTGTAGATTCGGGACATCAATTTGGTATTGGTGCCAGTTTCTCAGTATTTCCGCCTTTCACGCTAAAACAAAGGAACTGACATCAACACTAATTGCCGGTACAGTTAATGATGCTCATTGATTTTATGGTAATAGACATAAGAGAGCCCTAAAATAACCAGAATGATCAGGGGAAAGAGGCCATTAAAGCCGAAGCCGTCCACTGCAAAATGGCTCACACTAGCGGCAATAAGATTAAAACCAAATCCTGCATAGGCCCATTCTTTTATGCGCTTAGGGATCTGGGGGATAATCAGTGCCAACGATCCCAGGACTTTAAACACGACGAGCATCACACGGAAATATTCAGGATAGCCGAGGTGCCTGATTCCTTCTTTTGCAAGTTCAGTCTGTGATGTAAGTGCAGGCATCAGACCTTCAAACAGAAAAATTACGATGGTTGCGGTCCAGTAAATTATTTTATTCTTTTTCATTTTAGTTGATTTGGTTGTTTAAATAATGGTTTTATATTTCTTTTATCATTCCAAAATTAAGTTTGAATCCTGAATTCAAAGTAGTGCAAAAACGACATATTCAGGGGGCGAATCAGACAATTGTATCTACCTGTTTCCTGGTATTTTTAGGTTCATTGTTTCAGGGTATAAAAAAAATACTCATTTTTAGGCATATGATGAGAGCATTATACACCTGCTGCATCCTACTGGCCATTGGCCTGTGCAGCAAAGCCCAGCTGCCCATGAATGAGCCTGAATATGCGGACAGCCTGACCAAACAACTAAAATTAAAAGCAACAGATAGTGCCAAAGCAAGGACCAATTTCCTATTGAGTCAGTATTGGTCTTATCTGGATTTTAAAAAGTCTAAACAATTCCTGGACGAAGGAAAGAAACTGAGCAAAAGCAACGTGATGCTGAATGCCATTTCCTATTTTTTTGAAGGAAACCTATATTTTGACGATGAACCTGCAAAAGCAGAAAAGGCTTTTCTTACTGTTGAACGGCTGCTGAATAAAGTCAACACAAAGGAAAGTTATTATTTCCGCGCCAAAGCATTAAGTAATTATGCGACATTGCAGGAGGGGAAAGACGATTATAAAACTGCCATAGACATTTTGTTAAACCAGGTAATTCCTTTGGCCGAGAAGAATGGCAATCCCACTGCCCTTGCCGGATACTACCAGAATCTGGGTTCGTTTTTTCAAACCAATAGACAATTTGAAAAAGCAGAAACTTATTACCTGAAGACCATAGAA
This region of Pedobacter steynii genomic DNA includes:
- a CDS encoding PorP/SprF family type IX secretion system membrane protein encodes the protein MKTTYKFLALLLVIITSNNSYAQLNPLTSQYYSNRYLINPAFAGTGDGLKLNAAYRKLWSNVPGSPLTQSITADYGTGRVGLGLNVYNESAGLQRQTRVIGTYAYHLPLGANEQQLHFGLSLGFMNQRLETSDLYGNPNDPMVGQYNNRKTYLDGDFGLAYTSRKISLQLSVPNLKSVLKKDVIKLADVTTFYGAASYKIRISEGVEGIDLEPMVAYRGVKGFDNIWDGGAQLELADKQVFLLALYHSSKSATFGLGMDLKKKYMVSGNYTTQTSALSGYTNGSFELNLRLNLSK
- a CDS encoding DoxX family protein encodes the protein MKKNKIIYWTATIVIFLFEGLMPALTSQTELAKEGIRHLGYPEYFRVMLVVFKVLGSLALIIPQIPKRIKEWAYAGFGFNLIAASVSHFAVDGFGFNGLFPLIILVILGLSYVYYHKINEHH
- a CDS encoding phytanoyl-CoA dioxygenase family protein; the protein is MNQHCTFVSLIYEIHSQKKAGKKPALPMDFERTESMWMNFYGLGKFETLSFLYTECKSPEHLEEWIINRKGQDFTDEAALKFRAWQNAQESIDTNSSDYPQTLFPEQLQFWEQNGYLVIPQVVEAALCDQVKTQICQHLKLDLLRPETWYTPHPDWQGIMLQLYQNKEMEQIRYHDGVKEKFAELYQSTELIPNTEKVGYHPPETQGYTLRNGSLHWDLDLSRPIPFHIQGLVYLDDVPEERGPLQVVPGFHRHFEDWMKPFSSLDTAHQHMLATETAKPASGKKGDLVLWLNTLPHSAGRNQSDLPRFVQYVSFNKL
- a CDS encoding aspartyl/asparaginyl beta-hydroxylase domain-containing protein; this translates as MMRPAYIKFNLSYDSQRLQQELRSCLELEWPMHFNTRDFEGTWKSISLRSSSGSATDILAHPGQNLYQDTALLQNTPYIKEILDSWKCDKESIRLLALEPGSLIKPHQDMGCAYKDSSFRIHIPIQTNPGVYFTIAGHQLQLKEGECWYMDFSNTHSIRNEGKTTRVHLIIDALKNDWTDQLFETHGYPLSEDHAPRKYDEDTLAKMIAELTRMDTPAAHALIENLRNQHS